One window from the genome of Rariglobus hedericola encodes:
- a CDS encoding glycosyltransferase yields MRVILTSHGSTGDIYPVIALAVALQKSGHQVRFATIPHYKDEIEAAGVEFYPLCPNWEQADLSYWMGRLQKIRTPIYQLREIYVGAKKYIPDMISRMDAIMPETDLVVSSYLFPMNRGIAEKYGVPFATLAFAPHVIPSPDYPPENFPSPRWLGETTRRAWNRWLWKIANAVVDRVINNCVHAELKAARLPKVRNFFSKPAGRVLVTVSDALLRPPGAEIDPRFKFTGYCRWQSPESPEIDAEIRAFTGGDRVPVLTFGSMVYENAGAWMERFVRAWPRDKKIIIQRGWAQFPQLGEDDHIKVIGKVSHDQLFQHASAVIHHGGAGTTASALHAGVPQIVVPHIGDQQFFGSEVERLGCGFRLSKNVWPEQLHNALTRLAANSNHAQRAKAVRAQLLSENGPVTAVAELERFVAEHARGAVAV; encoded by the coding sequence ATGCGCGTCATCCTCACCTCCCACGGCTCCACCGGTGACATTTATCCTGTCATCGCGCTCGCCGTCGCGTTGCAAAAATCCGGCCACCAGGTCCGCTTCGCTACCATCCCGCATTACAAAGACGAGATCGAGGCCGCCGGTGTGGAGTTCTATCCGCTCTGCCCCAACTGGGAACAAGCCGACTTGAGTTACTGGATGGGCCGTCTCCAAAAAATCCGCACTCCGATCTATCAGCTTCGCGAGATCTACGTCGGCGCGAAAAAATACATTCCTGACATGATCTCGCGCATGGATGCGATTATGCCCGAGACCGACCTCGTCGTCTCCAGTTACCTCTTTCCGATGAACCGAGGCATCGCCGAAAAATACGGCGTCCCCTTCGCCACCCTCGCCTTCGCGCCGCACGTCATCCCTTCGCCCGACTACCCGCCGGAAAACTTTCCATCTCCGCGCTGGCTGGGCGAAACCACCCGTCGCGCCTGGAACCGCTGGCTATGGAAAATCGCCAACGCCGTCGTCGATCGCGTCATCAACAACTGCGTCCACGCCGAGCTCAAAGCCGCCCGTCTTCCGAAAGTTCGCAACTTTTTCTCCAAACCCGCCGGCCGTGTCCTCGTCACTGTATCCGATGCGCTGCTACGCCCGCCCGGCGCCGAGATCGACCCGCGCTTCAAGTTCACCGGCTACTGCCGCTGGCAATCTCCCGAAAGCCCCGAGATCGACGCCGAGATCCGCGCCTTCACCGGCGGCGACCGTGTCCCCGTCCTCACCTTCGGCAGCATGGTCTATGAAAACGCCGGCGCCTGGATGGAACGCTTCGTCCGCGCCTGGCCCCGCGACAAAAAAATCATCATCCAACGCGGTTGGGCGCAGTTCCCCCAACTGGGCGAAGACGATCACATCAAGGTTATCGGCAAGGTCTCCCACGACCAGCTCTTCCAACACGCCAGTGCCGTCATCCATCACGGCGGAGCCGGCACCACCGCGAGCGCACTCCATGCCGGCGTCCCGCAGATCGTGGTTCCGCACATCGGCGACCAACAGTTCTTTGGCAGCGAGGTCGAGCGCCTCGGCTGCGGTTTCCGCCTCAGTAAAAACGTCTGGCCTGAACAGCTCCACAACGCCCTCACCCGGCTCGCCGCCAATTCGAACCACGCGCAGCGCGCCAAGGCCGTCCGCGCCCAACTCCTCAGCGAAAACGGCCCTGTCACCGCCGTCGCCGAATTGGAACGCTTCGTCGCTGAACACGCCCGCGGCGCCGTGGCGGTCTAG
- a CDS encoding tetratricopeptide repeat protein produces the protein MTAPARSVHFAALVAKQPDNELFRFSLAQALLAEDRGADALEHLEACARKKADWMMPRIMLGKTLLALGRRAEAKPWLADALQLAIDQDHQDPEAELRGLLAGL, from the coding sequence ATGACCGCCCCCGCCCGCTCCGTGCACTTCGCCGCCTTGGTCGCGAAACAACCCGACAACGAACTCTTCCGTTTCAGCCTCGCGCAGGCCCTACTCGCCGAGGATCGCGGCGCCGACGCCCTCGAACACCTCGAGGCCTGCGCCCGTAAAAAGGCCGACTGGATGATGCCCCGCATCATGCTCGGAAAAACCCTCCTCGCCCTAGGCCGTCGTGCCGAAGCGAAACCGTGGCTCGCCGACGCCCTCCAACTCGCCATCGACCAGGATCACCAGGATCCCGAAGCCGAGCTGCGCGGATTGCTCGCCGGGTTGTAA
- a CDS encoding PP2C family protein-serine/threonine phosphatase, with protein MKYRSAAITDIGKTRFENEDRFLRDDALGLFGVADGIGGLPGGAEAAECTVEGITRGFIEGAQPDLIKLTQTTSLSVQKLGQQLNPPYGIGSTLTFGSFKNGQLQLAHVGDSRAYVFQKGDFLPLTEDHTVENEARRLRARGEDMEISIENRNALTRCIGQPGLPEVDFQEFIVTKGDRYFFTTDGICRMIADEELAEIISGPESPAEMLQLILDLALKRGGHDNLTAVLIFIDEA; from the coding sequence ATGAAATACCGATCAGCAGCCATCACCGACATCGGCAAGACCCGCTTTGAAAACGAGGATCGTTTTTTGCGTGATGATGCGCTCGGTCTGTTCGGCGTAGCCGATGGCATTGGCGGTCTCCCCGGCGGAGCTGAAGCCGCCGAATGCACGGTCGAGGGAATCACCCGCGGCTTTATCGAAGGCGCCCAACCCGACCTCATCAAACTCACCCAAACCACCAGCCTCAGCGTTCAAAAGCTCGGCCAGCAATTGAACCCGCCCTACGGCATCGGCAGCACCCTCACTTTCGGTTCCTTCAAAAACGGCCAGCTACAACTCGCCCACGTCGGCGACTCCCGCGCCTACGTGTTTCAAAAAGGCGACTTCCTCCCGCTCACCGAAGACCACACCGTGGAAAACGAAGCCCGCCGCCTGCGTGCCCGTGGCGAAGACATGGAGATCAGCATCGAAAACCGCAACGCCCTCACCCGCTGCATCGGTCAACCCGGCCTGCCCGAAGTCGACTTCCAGGAGTTCATCGTCACGAAGGGTGACCGCTACTTTTTCACGACCGACGGCATCTGCCGTATGATCGCCGACGAAGAACTCGCCGAGATTATATCCGGGCCCGAGAGCCCCGCCGAGATGCTTCAACTCATCCTCGATCTCGCCCTGAAACGCGGCGGCCACGACAACCTCACCGCCGTTCTCATCTTCATCGACGAAGCCTGA